Below is a genomic region from Notamacropus eugenii isolate mMacEug1 chromosome Y unlocalized genomic scaffold, mMacEug1.pri_v2 SUPER_Y_unloc_7, whole genome shotgun sequence.
ATCACAACACTTAACTTCAAATTTTATAACACCAACTTCAAATGTTGTAATTTAACAACTgcataagagaaatataaactctttttgaACTTTTAAAGACAATTTTAGCTTTCTTTAACAAAAATGGTAGTAATCTTCTGTTAGGATGGAGAAAATAAAACTCAATTCTTAAATCTCTTTGAAAAGGCATTTTGGTCGCACAAGCTCATATTTCTTTTAGTATCTGCTTCTGCCTCCTCTTTCAGATCGGCTTCCACCACGGCCATCACCTCTTCGTGCGCCACGACTTGAACTGCTGTATGAATCATGGGGGGCAGGATATCCCCTACTCATAGCAGAGGGAAGCCCTCTCTCTTGTCTGCCAACACAATCACGACTACTTGAATAGATACCACTTCGGCTACTTGAATAGCTTTTCTGACTTCCACcacatccatatccatatccatctCTTGTGCTGCTATAATCTTCATAGCGACTACTTCCTCCATAACAGGAAGGCCCTCGAGGAGGTGGAGCTCTACGGGAATAACCTGCAGAATCAATAGGTAATTATTAAATAGCAAATACCCAACACTGAAATCTAATTTTACAAAAACACTTCATTACTTTTGGCCTTTACAGCAGATTTATACAGAGGACAGTAAACAAATTTAATGAGGATTAAAGACACAAAATACGTAATaaatatcatctttattttaagACTAAAGCAGACATTTTTCAGAGATAAGCTACAATTTTTCACTACTAATCCTCCCTTGTACTTTCTCCAGCATTTTCACCACTGGGAGGAAAGGCAGTGAATGCCAATTCTTTCACGAAGACTTTAAAAAGTTTAACTAAAGCAACtcttgagaaaataaaatttgcaaATTCCTCAAGCTAGCAAAAGACTAACtggatacttttaaaaaacttattaaTAAAGGCTGTGGGCTTGTAGTTTATGATCTTAAAAATTGTGTTCTTACCATAACTCTCATAAGAATCTCTGTAGCGCCCTCCGCTTTGATGATCTGAGTAATCTCTATCACGACCTCCACCATAGCTGTCACGGTCACTGAATACAGAAAATGTACTAAAGTAAAAACTACTAAAGCTTAAATCATGTACATCCCCGTGAAATAGACCAATTTGGTGATACTGCACCTATATCCTCTGGATGTATACTCATCACGTGAACTTGAATGGCCATAGTCACGGTATACATACTCCCTTGGAAGAGGAGCATAATCTCTGGGATCCCGAAAACTTGCATAACCTCTGACATCCCAAGAACTTGCATAATCTCTGCTGGAATAACTAAAATTAAAGGGCAAATTAGataacataaaatgaaaatgagatgctcaactaaaatattatatttgattTACCTCTCTTTAGTACTGTAACTGTCATCTCTTGGTGACATATGCACATCTCTGCGTGAGGACAATGATTCTCGTCTTGGAGGACCTCCATAGCTATCTCTTCCACCAGACAGTTGCCCTTAAAAAAAGGTTGAAAATTTTCAAACACCATTTGAACTAATGTAGGTTAAGTGGCAGctacaaaaaagatgaaaaaaagtcaagtggCCAATTGAAGTAAGGATAAGGAATTAAGACTAATAAATGTTGATAAAATTATCACCACAACAGTTCCTCCCATCAACAGTCTTACAGGAGGGATAATACAAACTCACATGAACTTATATGCACATAAGAGAACTGGAGGACTGGAATAGCGAAAACTAAAGTAATCAGACACAGATATTTAATGACTGTGAGACTGTCTGGAAATCATTTCACCCCTCTAAGTATCAATGTGTTTACAAGTACTAAGCCATAAAACTCAGAATAAAGTTAGGATGTGGCATAAAGTTAGGAAGGCAGACTTCTGGAAATATTTGCTAGGTGAATGAAATATCTGACCTCACAATTACTCCACTATAATCAGGGAACTGTGTCCACTCAAACCTTTGCTTTTTCCAGACTTAATTTTATGCATGCAAGAACATTAAGAAGGGATCCAAACTACACAACTTTGCTCTATCTACCTTTCAGATCACTTTCTCCCATTACATCCCAACAAACACTTCCTCCTGCCAACAATCTTGTGGC
It encodes:
- the LOC140517016 gene encoding RNA-binding motif protein, X chromosome-like; its protein translation is MEAHCPGTLFIGGLNVGTNEKDLESVFGKYGHIVKVLLMKDQETNKSRGFAFVTFESPAAAKDAARDMNGKALDGKSIKVEQANKPSFESGRRGPPPAPRSRGPPRGLRHGRGGSGEARGPPRGGHMDDSGYSLNFNMGSSMGPLLVKRGAPPQSGQPSPKRSAPSGPVYSSRQMGGRGQLSGGRDSYGGPPRRESLSSRRDVHMSPRDDSYSTKESYSSRDYASSWDVRGYASFRDPRDYAPLPREYVYRDYGHSSSRDEYTSRGYSDRDSYGGGRDRDYSDHQSGGRYRDSYESYGYSRRAPPPRGPSCYGGSSRYEDYSSTRDGYGYGCGGSQKSYSSSRSGIYSSSRDCVGRQERGLPSAMSRGYPAPHDSYSSSSRGARRGDGRGGSRSERGGRSRY